In Campylobacter sp. MIT 99-7217, the following are encoded in one genomic region:
- a CDS encoding sodium-dependent transporter: MRQTWSSTLTYILTVAGATIGFGATWRFPYLVGENGGAAFVVVFCVAMICIGIPVILVENVIGRRAMQNSVDAFGGKNNEKNPAYKGIGYMGLLGSFGIMAYYMVLGGWVLVYIWGLVFGGFDLSKPVSKEYTSEFYTQNIEHNPLFVSIFTIIFVLVNYFILKKGIIDGIERSVKFLMPALFCCLIIVVVRNLTLDGAFAGVEFYLKPDFSKITPKLLIDVLGQVFFALSLGFGVMVTLSSHLKKSENLLKTATYTGILNTLIAFLAGFMIFPALFSAGLSPDSGPSLVFKTLPIAFSHIHFGTIICVLFFVLLLIAALTTSLPIYQVIISVLEEKFKLSKNMAINLTLGFIFVFGNLPCVLTYGPWSEVTIINGKNIFDSFDFISGNILFVLTALFCCLYVGWVMKKEALDEISNNHTLKSVWIKIWYYYVKFIVPLVIFDIFLYGIFNVELFSMIYDIFLYYGFLFDR; encoded by the coding sequence ATGAGACAAACTTGGAGCAGCACACTTACTTACATACTCACAGTTGCAGGAGCGACAATAGGCTTTGGCGCAACTTGGCGTTTTCCTTATCTTGTGGGTGAAAATGGCGGTGCTGCCTTTGTTGTCGTTTTTTGCGTGGCAATGATTTGCATAGGAATTCCTGTGATTTTGGTTGAAAATGTCATAGGAAGAAGAGCGATGCAAAACTCCGTCGATGCTTTTGGCGGTAAAAACAATGAAAAAAATCCAGCATACAAAGGCATAGGCTATATGGGGCTTTTGGGGAGCTTTGGGATCATGGCTTATTATATGGTGCTTGGAGGCTGGGTTTTGGTGTATATTTGGGGGCTTGTTTTTGGTGGATTTGATCTTTCAAAACCCGTGAGCAAAGAATACACAAGCGAATTCTACACCCAAAATATCGAGCATAATCCCCTTTTTGTGAGCATTTTTACCATTATTTTTGTCCTTGTGAATTATTTTATACTCAAAAAAGGCATAATAGACGGCATTGAAAGATCGGTCAAGTTTTTAATGCCAGCACTTTTTTGCTGTCTTATCATCGTTGTGGTGAGGAATTTAACGCTGGACGGCGCTTTTGCTGGGGTGGAGTTTTATCTCAAGCCTGATTTTTCCAAAATCACACCAAAACTTTTAATCGATGTCTTAGGGCAGGTATTTTTTGCCTTGTCACTTGGCTTTGGCGTTATGGTAACGCTTTCATCTCATCTTAAAAAAAGCGAAAATTTACTAAAAACAGCCACTTACACAGGAATTTTAAACACCCTCATCGCCTTTTTAGCAGGCTTTATGATCTTTCCAGCCCTTTTTAGTGCAGGACTTTCGCCTGATAGCGGTCCATCTTTAGTGTTTAAAACCCTGCCCATAGCCTTTTCGCACATTCATTTTGGCACTATTATCTGCGTGCTGTTTTTCGTGCTTTTGCTCATCGCAGCACTAACTACGAGTTTGCCAATTTACCAAGTCATCATCAGTGTGTTAGAAGAGAAATTTAAGCTTTCAAAAAATATGGCTATAAATTTAACCCTTGGTTTTATCTTTGTCTTTGGAAACCTGCCTTGCGTGCTTACTTATGGACCTTGGAGTGAGGTTACTATCATCAATGGTAAAAATATCTTTGATAGCTTTGATTTTATAAGCGGAAATATCTTGTTCGTGCTTACTGCACTTTTTTGCTGTCTTTATGTGGGCTGGGTGATGAAAAAAGAAGCTCTTGATGAGATCAGCAACAATCATACTTTAAAAAGTGTTTGGATAAAAATTTGGTATTATTATGTCAAATTTATCGTACCACTTGTGATTTTTGATATTTTCTTGTATGGGATTTTTAATGTGGAATTATTTTCTATGAT